One region of Musa acuminata AAA Group cultivar baxijiao unplaced genomic scaffold, Cavendish_Baxijiao_AAA HiC_scaffold_1110, whole genome shotgun sequence genomic DNA includes:
- the LOC135666578 gene encoding pentatricopeptide repeat-containing protein At2g33760-like — protein MHRSLNRTARRLEPLAVPHSRHPLPDSSHPRQLSWSSPPAATPPRRQQPLDDLNSSVLPRSTPRHYDDYLNLLRSFVSRKALEPGKQLHARLLLSGLGYNAILATKLVDLYCLCDHVTYAHKLFDRIPKRNLFLWNVLIRAYAWTGPHEVALSLYYQMLDCGLAPDNFTFPFVLKACSALSALEAGRGIHELVVSTGWETDVFVGAALIDMYAKCGCVDHARELFDRIPNRDVVLWNSMIAAYAQNGHPSEALLLCRDMVARGFTPTLATLVTVISASADAAALPRGREIHGLSWRRGFDSQDKVKTALVDMYAKSGWVKVARVLFEQLAEKRIVSWNSMICGYGMHGHADEALALFDRMRDEDQVLPDHITFVGLLSACNHGGLVDEGRSFFNSMLSDYRIPPAVQHYTCMIDLLGHSGRLAEAYKLIQDMTMAADSGVWGALLNACKIHRNVELGELALQKLIELEPDDAGNYVLLSNIYAQAGKWQEAAEVRKLMTDRGLKKSIACSWIEVKNQVHAFLVGDLSHPSSGAIYAELERLEGLMAEAGYEPDTMPVFHDVGDDEKRNMVRSHSERLAIAFGLISTPPGTTLLVTKNLRVCEDCHTAIKFISAIVGREIIVRDVNRYHHFKDGECSCRDYW, from the coding sequence ATGCATCGTTCCTTGAATCGAACTGCGAGGCGACTCGAACCTCTCGCCGTTCCCCACTCCCGTCATCCCCTTCCCGACTCGAGTCACCCAAGGCAGTTGAGCTGGTCTTCGCCTCCGGCCGCAACTCCTCCTCGTCGGCAACAACCGCTTGATGATCTGAACTCCTCAGTCCTCCCTCGCAGCACTCCCCGGCATTACGACGACTACCTGAACCTCCTCAGGTCCTTCGTCTCCCGGAAGGCGTTAGAGCCCGGGAAGCAGCTCCACGCCCGCCTCCTCCTCTCCGGCCTCGGCTACAACGCCATCTTGGCCACCAAGCTCGTCGATCTGTACTGCCTGTGCGACCATGTGACTTATGCGCACAAGCTGTTTGACAGAATTCCTAAGAGAAACTTGTTTCTGTGGAACGTCCTCATCCGAGCTTACGCTTGGACTGGGCCCCACGAGGTCGCCCTCTCGTTGTATTACCAGATGCTCGACTGCGGCCTCGCGCCTGATAACTTCACGTTCCCGTTCGTCCTCAAGGCCTGCTCCGCCCTCTCCGCGCTCGAGGCCGGGCGGGGGATCCACGAGCTTGTGGTAAGCACCGGCTGGGAAACGGACGTGTTCGTGGGTGCCGCCCTGATCGACATGTACGCCAAGTGCGGGTGCGTCGACCATGCTCGAGAATTGTTCGACAGGATTCCGAACCGAGATGTCGTGCTTTGGAACTCCATGATCGCCGCCTACGCTCAGAACGGGCATCCGTCGGAGGCGCTCCTTCTGTGCCGTGATATGGTGGCGCGTGGGTTCACGCCGACTCTCGCTACTCTTGTGACCGTGATCTCCGCTTCGGCCGATGCGGCGGCTCTGCCGAGAGGGCGGGAGATTCACGGATTGAGTTGGAGGCGCGGGTTTGATTCCCAAGACAAGGTGAAGACCGCGCTCGTGGATATGTACGCCAAGAGCGGCTGGGTGAAGGTTGCTCGTGTGCTCTTCGAGCAGCTCGCAGAGAAAAGGATTGTTTCCTGGAACTCCATGATCTGCGGGTACGGCATGCACGGCCATGCGGACGAAGCCCTTGCCCTGTTCGACAGAATGAGGGATGAGGATCAAGTGCTTCCTGATCACATTACTTTCGTCGGCCTCCTCTCCGCTTGCAACCATGGAGGTCTGGTAGATGAAGGGAGGAGCTTCTTCAACTCGATGTTGAGCGATTACCGCATTCCACCGGCGGTGCAGCATTACACTTGCATGATAGATCTCCTTGGCCACTCCGGCAGACTAGCTGAAGCATACAAGCTCATCCAAGACATGACAATGGCCGCCGACTCTGGAGTATGGGGTGCTTTGCTGAACGCCTGCAAGATCCACCGGAATGTGGAATTGGGGGAGCTGGCACTGCAAAAGCTGATCGAACTGGAGCCGGACGACGCAGGGAACTACGTTCTTCTATCGAACATATACGCACAAGCCGGGAAGTGGCAGGAAGCCGCCGAGGTGAGGAAGCTGATGACCGACAGAGGCCTGAAGAAGAGCATTGCCTGTAGCTGGATCGAAGTGAAGAACCAGGTCCACGCGTTCCTCGTCGGCGATCTGTCGCATCCCAGCTCGGGGGCGATATACGCAGAGCTGGAAAGGTTGGAAGGGCTCATGGCGGAGGCTGGATACGAGCCGGACACGATGCCCGTCTTCCACGACGTGGGCGACGACGAGAAGAGGAACATGGTTCGCAGCCATAGCGAGAGGCTGGCCATCGCATTTGGACTCATCAGCACGCCGCCGGGGACGACGCTGTTGGTGACGAAGAACCTGAGAGTCTGCGAGGACTGTCACACGGCCATCAAGTTCATTTCGGCGATTGTTGGCAGAGAAATCATAGTAAGAGATGTGAATCGATACCACCATTTCAAGGACGGCGAGTGTTCCTGTCGAGATTATTGGTAG
- the LOC135666577 gene encoding pectinesterase inhibitor 11-like, protein MKVVVCYAYVFFFVFLAGAVNAALSEETPSAGSNSTEFIRKCCAATLYPGLCYTSLSGYANEVQQSTVELAHVAAKVTLARLRSTAFHVAALRRNATGPERGALRDCSEQLDDAAEWARNTVKELKGLAGAVGPKVASRVSNALTWMSAALTCEDTCTDGLLMVAAGSVKADVCHRVRKVEKYTSNALALIHSLGFNR, encoded by the coding sequence ATGAAGGTGGTGGTGTGTTACGCCTATGTTTTCTTCTTCGTGTTCCTCGCGGGCGCCGTGAATGCGGCATTAAGCGAGGAAACCCCGAGCGCCGGAAGCAACTCCACGGAGTTCATACGCAAGTGCTGCGCCGCCACCCTGTACCCGGGCCTCTGCTACACGTCCCTCTCCGGCTACGCCAACGAGGTCCAGCAGAGCACCGTCGAGCTCGCCCACGTCGCCGCCAAGGTCACCCTCGCCCGGCTTCGGTCCACCGCTTTCCACGTCGCAGCGCTCCGCCGCAACGCCACCGGCCCCGAGCGGGGCGCCCTGCGCGACTGCTCTGAGCAGCTGGACGACGCTGCCGAGTGGGCGCGGAACACGGTCAAGGAGCTGAAGGGGCTGGCTGGGGCGGTAGGACCGAAGGTGGCGTCGCGGGTGTCCAACGCCCTGACGTGGATGAGCGCGGCGCTGACGTGCGAGGATACCTGCACGGACGGGTTGCTCATGGTGGCGGCCGGCTCGGTGAAGGCCGACGTCTGCCACCGAGTGCGCAAGGTGGAGAAGTACACCAGCAACGCCCTGGCGCTCATACACAGTCTCGGCTTCAACAGATGA
- the LOC135666579 gene encoding 3-ketoacyl-CoA synthase 6-like, translating to MPAVPLPEFPMWAKFGYRFIVNNFVTLFLVGSMTAVGWELLQLGPDDIMALWRSLQEKPIETLSAVFLVAFVAALYFMSRPRPVYLVDYACFKPPSTCRVPFATFMEHTRLINSDKKSVQFQTRILERSGLGEETCLPPANHYIPPNPTMEASRAEAQLVIFSAIDDLMKKTGLRPKDIDVLVVNCSLFSPTPSLSAMIINKYKLRSNVRSFNLSGMGCSAGLISIDLARDLLLVHPRANALVVSTEIITPNFYAGNQRSMLLPNCLFRMGAAAILLSNRRREAGRAKYRLAHVVRTHKGADDRAYRCVYEEEDAEGHSGISLSKDLMAIAGEALKSNITTMGPLVLPMSEQLLFALNLVGRKLINPEWKPYIPDFKQAFDHFCIHAGGRAVIDELQKSLQLSAEHVEASRMTLHRFGNTSSSSLWYELNYIESKGRMRRGNRVWQIGFGSGFKCNSAVWKCLRTIKGPVDGPWTDCIDRYPVDIPEIVKL from the coding sequence ATGCCTGCCGTGCCCTTGCCCGAGTTCCCCATGTGGGCTAAGTTTGGCTACCGCTTCATCGTGAATAACTTCGTGACTTTGTTTCTGGTCGGGTCCATGACAGCCGTGGGTTGGGAGCTTCTCCAGCTCGGCCCCGACGACATCATGGCCTTATGGCGATCCCTCCAGGAAAAGCCCATCGAGACTCTCTCTGCAGTCTTCTTGGTGGCCTTCGTCGCCGCCCTGTACTTCATGTCCCGCCCCCGGCCAGTGTACCTCGTCGACTATGCTTGCTTCAAGCCGCCCTCCACATGCCGCGTCCCGTTCGCCACCTTCATGGAGCACACGCGGCTCATCAACTCCGACAAAAAGAGCGTGCAGTTCCAGACGCGGATTTTGGAGCGCTCCGGTCTCGGTGAGGAGACCTGCCTCCCCCCCGCGAACCACTACATACCCCCCAACCCCACCATGGAGGCGTCCCGCGCCGAGGCCCAGCTCGTCATCTTCTCCGCCATTGACGACCTGATGAAGAAGACGGGCCTCAGGCCCAAGGACATCGACGTCCTCGTCGTCAACTGCAGCCTCTTCTCCCCGACGCCGTCCCTCTCCGCGATGATCATCAACAAGTACAAGCTGAGGAGCAACGTCCGCAGCTTCAACCTCTCCGGGATGGGCTGCAGCGCGGGGCTGATCTCCATCGACCTGGCGCGGGACCTGCTCCTGGTGCACCCCCGCGCCAACGCGCTCGTCGTCTCCACCGAGATCATCACCCCCAACTTCTACGCCGGCAACCAGCGGTCGATGCTCCTCCCCAACTGCCTCTTCCGCATgggcgctgccgcgatcctcctgTCGAACCGCCGACGCGAGGCCGGCCGCGCGAAGTACCGGCTGGCGCACGTGGTCCGCACCCACAAGGGCGCGGACGACCGCGCGTACCGCTGCGTCTACGAGGAGGAGGACGCCGAGGGCCACTCCGGTATCTCCCTCTCCAAGGACCTCATGGCTATCGCCGGGGAGGCGCTCAAGTCCAACATCACCACCATGGGGCCGCTGGTGCTCCCCATGTCGGAGCAGCTCCTCTTCGCCCTCAACCTCGTCGGCCGAAAGCTCATCAACCCAGAGTGGAAGCCCTACATCCCCGACTTCAAGCAGGCCTTCGACCACTTCTGCATCCACGCCGGCGGCCGCGCCGTCATCGACGAGCTGCAGAAAAGCCTGCAACTGTCGGCGGAGCACGTGGAGGCCTCGCGCATGACGCTGCACCGCTTCGGCAACACCTCCAGCAGCTCCCTCTGGTACGAGCTCAACTACATCGAGTCCAAGGGCCGGATGCGGCGCGGCAACCGGGTGTGGCAGATCGGCTTCGGCAGCGGCTTCAAGTGCAACAGCGCCGTCTGGAAGTGCCTGCGCACCATCAAAGGTCCCGTCGACGGTCCCTGGACCGACTGCATCGACCGATACCCCGTCGACATCCCTGAGATCGTAAAGCTCTAA
- the LOC135666587 gene encoding nudix hydrolase 17, mitochondrial-like: protein MVCMVSRQGRQLQRYSKAGSRIVVGCIPYKFNRGYDDVGTSMEVLVVSSPKGNGLLFPKGGWETDETIEQAALREALEEAGVQGNVEGKLGKWRYKSRTYDAYHEGIMFPMNVTQELGDWPEMHLRERKWVTVAEAKEGCQHPWMKEALERLVRRVSSSRRNSAAPAS, encoded by the exons ATGGTGTGCATGGTATCTCGACAGGGCCGGCAGCTGCAGCGCTACAGCAAGGCCGGCAGCCGCATCGTGGTCGG GTGCATTCCTTACAAGTTCAACCGCGGCTACGATGATGTCGGTACGTCGATGGAGGTTCTCGTCGTCAGTTCTCCCAAAGGGAACGGGCTGCTTTTCCCAAAG GGTGGTTGGGAGACCGATGAGACCATAGAACAGGCAGCCTTGAGGGAGGCATTGGAGGAGGCAGGAGTGCAGGGGAACGTTGAG GGTAAGCTCGGGAAATGGAGGTATAAGAGCAGGACCTACGATGCGTACCATGAGGGCATCATGTTCCCCATGAACGTGACGCAGGAGCTGGGTGACTGGCCGGAGATGCACCTGCGAGAACGCAAATGG GTCACGGTCGCAGAGGCCAAGGAAGGTTGCCAGCATCCATGGATGAAGGAAGCTTTGGAGAGATTGGTGAGACGGGTGTCGAGCTCAAGAAGGAACAGTGCTGCACCGGCCTCTTAG
- the LOC135666591 gene encoding protein SHORT-ROOT 1-like — MDTLFRLFSPQSSRDLSRNSSSSRSSEPHQIHYQHSFLHQNSFARQQEVEFYREECGTEHHLYMDEDFSSSSSSKHFQNPHQPPSTTTTTTTTTTPTPTPIFDPADLSLTQDLNLDFASPSSSSVGASGAGRRWSSQLLIECARAVAARDSHRVQQLMWMLNELSSPYGDTEQKLAAYFLQGFFARLTSSGPRTLRTLSAASDRNCSFDSTRRTALRFQELSPWSSFGHVAANGAILEAFLDPSSASQRLHILDLSNTFCTQWPTLLEALATRSADDTPHLSITTVVWSASPSTAVQTVMREIGQRMEKFARLMGVPFRFNVVHHAGDLSDLDLDTLDLREGDSSALAVNCINALHGVSPANRRRETLIAAIRRLQPRIVTVVEEEADLEGGGGGGGEEEGEAFFKVFKENLRFFSAYFESLEESFPKTSNERLALEREAGRSVVDLVACPAAESAERRDTAAGWSRRMRSAGFAPAAFSEDVTDDVRALLRRYKEGWTMRPMAEDSEDASAGIFLEWKEQPVVWASAWKP; from the coding sequence ATGGACACCTTATTTAGATTGTTCAGTCCACAATCTTCCCGTGACCTGAGTCGCAATTCAAGTAGCTCGAGATCCTCTGAGCCTCACCAGATCCATTACCAGCACTCCTTCTTGCACCAAAACTCCTTTGCTCGTCAGCAAGAGGTGGAGTTCTACCGAGAAGAATGCGGCACCGAGCATCACCTTTACATGGATGAagacttctcctcctcctcgtcctcgaaGCACTTCCAGAACCCACATCAACCTCcctcaaccaccaccaccaccaccaccaccaccacgccAACCCCGACTCCCATCTTCGATCCTGCTGACCTGTCCTTGACTCAGGACCTCAACCTCGACTTCGCCTCGCCTTCCTCGTCCTCTGTCGGTGCCTCCGGTGCCGGCCGGAGATGGTCGTCGCAGCTGCTGATCGAGTGCGCCCGCGCCGTCGCGGCGCGCGACAGCCACCGGGTGCAGCAGCTCATGTGGATGCTGAACGAGCTCTCGTCGCCTTATGGCGACACAGAGCAGAAGCTAGCGGCTTACTTCCTCCAGGGCTTCTTTGCTCGCCTGACGTCCTCCGGGCCCCGGACGCTGCGTACCCTTTCCGCCGCCTCCGATCGCAACTGCTCCTTCGACTCTACACGTCGCACCGCGCTCCGGTTCCAGGAGCTCAGCCCCTGGTCCTCCTTTGGTCACGTCGCCGCCAACGGGGCCATCCTCGAGGCCTTCCTCGATCCGTCCTCGGCGTCGCAGAGATTGCACATACTCGATCTCAGCAACACCTTCTGCACCCAGTGGCCGACGCTGCTGGAGGCGCTGGCTACGCGGTCCGCCGACGACACGCCCCACCTCTCGATCACGACGGTCGTGTGGTCGGCCTCGCCGTCGACGGCCGTGCAGACGGTCATGAGGGAGATCGGGCAGCGGATGGAGAAGTTTGCGCGGTTGATGGGAGTGCCCTTCCGGTTCAACGTAGTCCACCACGCCGGCGACCTGTCGGACCTCGACCTCGACACCCTCGACCTGAGGGAGGGCGACAGCTCGGCCCTGGCCGTGAACTGCATCAACGCGCTCCACGGCGTCTCCCCCGCAAACCGCCGCCGCGAGACACTCATCGCCGCCATCCGGCGCCTCCAGCCGCGGATCGTGACAGTGGTCGAGGAGGAGGCCGACCtggaagggggaggaggaggaggaggcgaggaGGAAGGGGAGGCGTTCTTCAAGGTCTTCAAGGAGAATCTCAGGTTCTTCTCCGCCTACTTCGAGTCGCTGGAGGAAAGCTTCCCAAAGACGAGCAACGAGCGGCTGGCCCTGGAGCGGGAGGCGGGGCGGTCAGTGGTCGACCTGGTGGCATGCCCCGCGGCGGAGTCAGCCGAGCGCCGGGATACGGCGGCCGGATGGTCGAGGAGGATGCGGTCGGCGGGGTTCGCGCCAGCGGCGTTCAGCGAGGACGTGACGGACGACGTGAGGGCGCTCCTTAGGAGGTACAAGGAAGGATGGACGATGCGACCTATGGCAGAGGATTCGGAAGACGCATCCGCCGGCATATTCCTGGAGTGGAAAGAGCAGCCGGTGGTGTGGGCGAGTGCGTGGAAGCCGTGA